Within the Fusarium keratoplasticum isolate Fu6.1 chromosome 1, whole genome shotgun sequence genome, the region CTGCTGACTCTGCAAGCCAGGagacttgatcttgtccagcTTTTCAGCCAGAGAAGGGGtcgccatctttgtcgaGCAATTCAATCCACAACCACCAAAGACTGGGATTGTAGGTTCGGTGAAAGCAGAACCCCAGGCCCAAGCCCGCAAAATCCCAAATTTTTTGAAAATTGCTTATCGCACCCCGCCGACTTGTCCGATAAGAAGGCGTGGCTGGTGTTGCGTGCTGAGCCACATTTTCAGCCCCCGTTATGACGATGTGGCTGCCCTCCAGCTTACCGCTCTATCCGATCCACTACGTACCTTGTCTCGAACTGCCCCTCCAGCCTCACGGAGCTCAAGGGGCTGGCAGCTTGCGCCTCCCGACTTGTCAAGCGCAAACCCATCTGCAGCTTCATTTCTCTCCCGGCGCCAGAGAGACACCATGGCTTTCCTCATTCTCGTTATAGGGGATCTTCACATCCCTGACAGGGCGCTTGACATTCCCGCCAAGGTAATCGCCGACCGCAACATGCTTCGAGGGCCGCGCGCTCGCTAACACCATCCGCagttcaagaagctcctcgccCCCGGCAAGATCGGCCAGACGCTCTGCCTCGGAAACCTGACCGACAAGCACACGTACGAGTACTTGCGATCGATCTCTCCGGACCTCAAGATCGTCAAGGGCCGCTATGACGTCGAGGCCACCTCCCTCCCCCTGACCCAGGTCGTCACCCACGGCAGCCTCCGCATTGGGTTCCTCGAGGGCTTCACTCTCGTCTCCAACGAGCCCGACCTGCTCCTGGCCGAGGCGAACAAGCT harbors:
- a CDS encoding Vacuolar protein sorting-associated protein 29; the encoded protein is MAFLILVIGDLHIPDRALDIPAKFKKLLAPGKIGQTLCLGNLTDKHTYEYLRSISPDLKIVKGRYDVEATSLPLTQVVTHGSLRIGFLEGFTLVSNEPDLLLAEANKLDVDVLCWGGTHRFDAFEYMDKFFVNPGSATGAFPGSWSKDGEDPTPSFCLMDVQGISLTLYVYQLRKDDKGNENVAVEKVTYTKPVEPSGGSS